CCGATGAATAAAATCCATTAAATTCATTTGGTATGATGCTAAATGCACCATTAAAAAAGTTTTGTTTACCGTAAATAAATTGGGAAGCAAACCTTTTATAATAAACGGTTGCTCCCATCTTAAGAGCTCTATTAGTATTAGCATTACTAACTCCATTGACATTTAATTTAACAGTAAGCAGTTGTTTTTTATTTAAATTTATACCTTTTTCTAATTCTTTTGGTTTATCCATAAAGAATTGAAAACTTTTTATAGTCCACGCCGGATAATCTTCTCCATTGTCATCCTTAAACCGTAGTTCTTGTGAGAAAATCTTTTGCATATAGCCTTTTTTCTGTTCTACCAACAAAGCTAATTTTTCTTCCTCTAACTCAATTTGTCGATCAAGTTTACTGAAGAAATCGCCAATCTTTTGTTGTTCTTCTACCTCATCTGGTAAGTTAAACTTTATTTTACTGATTTCATTAAAGTTCAGTCCTTCTCTGCTACCACCACTTTGTGCCATAAATATCCTTTTTTGCCCCTTTGGTGATATTAAAAACTGGCCTATAAAATTATAGTTGTAATGTTCTTTTAACCTTATTATACACACATGTTGATTTAAATTAGCATAACCTTCTTTTATTGTGTTCACTGTACTTCTACCAATGGAAGCGCCTGTAATATTCAATAAAATATCTCCATAATAAGTTCTACTATTTTTCATATTTTCATCTGTATTTTCATCAATATAAACCAATTCGCTTAAATCCAATATTCCATACTGCACGTTTTGACTTCTAAGAAATGGGATTCCATTATTTAGATACACTGAACTACCACCCAATGGCGTTTTTCCACTACCTATCTTTGTTGTAGCTTCACCTAAAGTTATAATTCTCCACTCACCTTCAAACCCAGGAAATCGTATCTCCGGAACATTTTTCTTTAAATCAGTCATGCTGCACCACTCCCAGTTCTTTCAAATAGTTGTTGATTTCTTCTTCAACTTGTGCGATGTCATTGTCGATATTCGCAATGTCTTGTTGAACTTGATTGAGGTCAATTGGTGCTTCTTCCTCAAAGGTGTCGACGTAGCGTGGGATATTAAGGTTGTAGTCGTTGTCTTCAATTTCTTGTAATGTTGCGGCGTAGCTATATTTATCAATGGTTGCTCTGTTTTTGTATGTGTTCATGATTTTTTCAACGTGTTCGTCTGTCAGGTGGTTTTGATTTTTACCTTTTTCGAATGCGTTGGAAGCATCAATGAACAATACGTCTTGGTCGGCTTTACGACATTTTTTAAAGACAAGAATACATGTTGGGATACTTGTGCCGTAAAAAATGTTCGCCGGTAAGCCAATGACCGCATCTAAAGTATTTTTCTCTTCAATCAAATATTTGCGGATGACCCCTTCTGCGGCGCCACGGAACAGGACGCCATGAGGTAATACGACTGCCATTGTGCCTTCATCATCTAAATAATGCACCATATGTTGGATGAACGCGAAGTCAGCTTTTGATTTCGGTGCGAGTTTACCGTAACCGCTGAAACGATCGTCGTCGTTGAATTTGCTGTCTGCGGACCATTTTGCGCTGTACGGTGGATTGGCTACCACGGCGTCGAATTTCTCACCTAAAAAGGCAGGATTTTCCAACGTATCGTCATTTTGAATGTCGAAATTTTCGTAACGTACATTATGTAACAACATGTTCATACGTGCTAAGTTGTATGTCGTATTGTTGCGTTCTTGGCCGTTGTAGCGATACACTTTCGTTTCTTTACCGACACGAAGGAGTAAAGAGCCAGAGCCACATGTCGGGTCATAGACGTTGCGGAGTTTGTCCTTCCCTAATGTGACGATTTGCGCTAAAATTTTCGACACTTGTTGCGGGGTATAGAATTCGCCCGCTTTTTTACCTGCATTTGCCGCAAAACGTCCGATTAAAAATTCGTACGCATCCCCTAACATGTCAATTTCCATATCGCTATGAACAAATGGCAAGTCCGCTAAGTTCACCATCACTTTACTTAATAACGCTGTACGATCTTTCACTGTATTACCGAGACGTGTTGAACTTAAATCCATATCACTGAACAATCCGATAAAGTCTTCTTCACTGTCTTGACCGAGTGTCGACGTTTCAACTTTACGAATCGCTTGTGCTAAATGTTCGATATCGAAGCGTTGGTTCTCAATTTCTTTCACCATTGTGCTAAATAAATCTTGTGGCTCGATGTAGTAGCCCACTGTGTCTAACAATTCCGCTTTCAAATCTTCTTGGTATTCAGGGTCTGCCCAAGCTTCTTCATATGTTTGATCTTCGCCTGATAATGCATCCGCCACTTCTGCCTCTGCTTTTTCGGACAAGAAGCGATAAAAAATCAAACCTAAAATATAATTACGGAACTCGCTCGCATCCATGTTCCCTCTTAAATCATTCGCGATTGACCACAATTTTTTATGTAATTCAGCTTGTTGTTGACGCTGTTTTTCTGTAATTGACATTGCATTTCCTCCATTAGTTCAATAAGTGTATGCGTGCACTGAAAGATCAAAACCTTTGTAACGTATAGAATCACAAAGGTCTGATGGGTGCTAGCTACTATATTTTTCTGTAACTTCTTCAATAAATGAAATAATTGCCTTTTTCGTTTGACGTTTTTCTTTCAGCTTTTTATCACTGACTAAATCTTTGAGGTCCGCTTGGTTCACGATACCGCTATATTCAAATTCGCCTGTCATGGATTTCAAAATGTCTTCGTCGACCGCTTGTTGATGTGCAAATTGACTAAATTCTGCTTCTCGTTTCGCATTTTCAAATAAAATATACGCTTCATCTATATTGTCATCTTCTGTTAATTGAGGGACTACTTCATCAATAAATTCCCGTATTAAATCCCGCTTCAAACGTAACACTGGATCGTCCGCATTGTCTAAAATACGTCGAATCTGTTCACGATTACGTTGCTGTTCGCCGGTATCCTTCAAGTCGATTTGACGAATGAGATGCATAATATACGACACATTTATCAAATCATTACGTAAAATTTCAATTTCAAAATCGATGTCATCCAAAATAGACACTTGTTCCACATTGCCGCGTTTGGATTTTACTTCATCATAAATGGCATAGTATTTACCTCTATAATCCGCAAATTCTTGTTCGTCCATGCCAATATTGTCAGTGGTAAACTCGAACTCTTCAAACGCTTTAAGTCGCAACACAAGTTTTGACACGAGACGGAATGCTTCGACAAATGCTTTCTTCCCCTCTTCATCAAACACTTCATCCATCGCTTGAGGTGTTGGTGCAATAGACTTTAACGCTGCCAACGCTTCGATAAACTCTTCTTTGTATGCTTCATAACTTTTCATAAGCACACGATCTGTATCATCCGTTTGCGAGAACAGTTTTAACGCTTTATCCGTATTGCGTTTTAAGTTGCGGTAATTGACAATTTTTCCGAATGGCTTTGTTTCTTTCTCCACACGGTTCGTACGAGAATACGCTTGGATGAGGTCATGATATTTCAAGTTTTTATCAACATAGAGCGTGTTCAATACTTTACTGTCAAATCCCGTTAAAAACATATTCACAACGATCAGCACGTCAATTTTATTATCCTTTACACCTTTTTTCACGTTTTTAGAGACATGATTAAAATATTCCGGGAATGTATCCGTCGTAAAATTCGTCCCAAAATGCGCATTGTAATCTTGCATCATCAGCTCTAATTGATCTCTCGAATGGACTTCATGTACACTCGTCTCTTGTGGCGCTTCATTTGCAGCATACGTAAATATACCTGCCACTTTTAATGGATGGTCATCATCACGACTGATTCGTTTGAACGTCTCATAATATTTAATCAATGCCGGGATACTTTGGACTGTTAAAATCGCCGAATACTGTCGATTGCGTGTATATTTATCGTGATTATCTCTAATATGACGGGCAATTAACTCAATGCGCTTATCTGCCAACCACACTTCATCTTTATTAATACCTTCCACCAAATCATCAGTTTCTGTACGAATATGTTGTGCTTTTATCGTATTAATGTAATCGACAGAAAAGCCTAAAACATTACCATCGTGAATCGCATTTTTGATTAAATACGCATGCAAG
Above is a genomic segment from Staphylococcus delphini containing:
- a CDS encoding type I restriction-modification system subunit M codes for the protein MSITEKQRQQQAELHKKLWSIANDLRGNMDASEFRNYILGLIFYRFLSEKAEAEVADALSGEDQTYEEAWADPEYQEDLKAELLDTVGYYIEPQDLFSTMVKEIENQRFDIEHLAQAIRKVETSTLGQDSEEDFIGLFSDMDLSSTRLGNTVKDRTALLSKVMVNLADLPFVHSDMEIDMLGDAYEFLIGRFAANAGKKAGEFYTPQQVSKILAQIVTLGKDKLRNVYDPTCGSGSLLLRVGKETKVYRYNGQERNNTTYNLARMNMLLHNVRYENFDIQNDDTLENPAFLGEKFDAVVANPPYSAKWSADSKFNDDDRFSGYGKLAPKSKADFAFIQHMVHYLDDEGTMAVVLPHGVLFRGAAEGVIRKYLIEEKNTLDAVIGLPANIFYGTSIPTCILVFKKCRKADQDVLFIDASNAFEKGKNQNHLTDEHVEKIMNTYKNRATIDKYSYAATLQEIEDNDYNLNIPRYVDTFEEEAPIDLNQVQQDIANIDNDIAQVEEEINNYLKELGVVQHD
- a CDS encoding restriction endonuclease subunit S, which translates into the protein MTDLKKNVPEIRFPGFEGEWRIITLGEATTKIGSGKTPLGGSSVYLNNGIPFLRSQNVQYGILDLSELVYIDENTDENMKNSRTYYGDILLNITGASIGRSTVNTIKEGYANLNQHVCIIRLKEHYNYNFIGQFLISPKGQKRIFMAQSGGSREGLNFNEISKIKFNLPDEVEEQQKIGDFFSKLDRQIELEEEKLALLVEQKKGYMQKIFSQELRFKDDNGEDYPAWTIKSFQFFMDKPKELEKGINLNKKQLLTVKLNVNGVSNANTNRALKMGATVYYKRFASQFIYGKQNFFNGAFSIIPNEFNGFYSSGDVPALDIDYSKINADYFINYISRKNYYKRMEAFSSGTGSKRIHEDILLNFKIKLPVIKEQQKIGDFFSKLDQQIELQGQKIENLKQRKQGFLQKMFV
- a CDS encoding type I restriction endonuclease subunit R gives rise to the protein MVYQSEFALEKEMMAQLKSNGYEPVTIRNEQQLLDNFRQILNERHADKLEGKSLSDKEFQRLLTMINGKGIFESARILRDKLPLKRDDESEVYLSFLDTRHWCKNTFQVTNQIAVDDQYKARYDVTLLVNGLPLAQIELKRRGMDINQAFNQVRRYRKHNYTGLFRYIQLFIISNGIETRYLSNNDGEFLKSHMFYWSDKDNHRINTLSDFTDTFLRPCHLAKMISRYMILNETDHVLMAMRPYQVHAVEALIHQATETNSNGYIWHTTGSGKTLTSFKASQVLSEQENIKKVIFLVDRKDLDSQTEEEFNKFSKGSVDKTNNTSQLVKQLNDKSLPLIVTTIQKMSKAIQNNAGALEQYKTDKVVFIIDECHRSQFGDMHRIVRQHFNNAQYFGFTGTPRFEENKSIDGRSTADIFGRNLHAYLIKNAIHDGNVLGFSVDYINTIKAQHIRTETDDLVEGINKDEVWLADKRIELIARHIRDNHDKYTRNRQYSAILTVQSIPALIKYYETFKRISRDDDHPLKVAGIFTYAANEAPQETSVHEVHSRDQLELMMQDYNAHFGTNFTTDTFPEYFNHVSKNVKKGVKDNKIDVLIVVNMFLTGFDSKVLNTLYVDKNLKYHDLIQAYSRTNRVEKETKPFGKIVNYRNLKRNTDKALKLFSQTDDTDRVLMKSYEAYKEEFIEALAALKSIAPTPQAMDEVFDEEGKKAFVEAFRLVSKLVLRLKAFEEFEFTTDNIGMDEQEFADYRGKYYAIYDEVKSKRGNVEQVSILDDIDFEIEILRNDLINVSYIMHLIRQIDLKDTGEQQRNREQIRRILDNADDPVLRLKRDLIREFIDEVVPQLTEDDNIDEAYILFENAKREAEFSQFAHQQAVDEDILKSMTGEFEYSGIVNQADLKDLVSDKKLKEKRQTKKAIISFIEEVTEKYSS